One Glycine soja cultivar W05 chromosome 2, ASM419377v2, whole genome shotgun sequence genomic region harbors:
- the LOC114391548 gene encoding transcriptional corepressor LEUNIG_HOMOLOG-like isoform X1, which translates to MAQSNWEADKMLDVYIYDYLVKKKLHNTAKAFMTEGKVSPDPVAIDAPGGFLFEWWSVFWDIFIARTNEKHSETAAAYLEAQQIKAKEQQQLQMQQLQLMRQAQMQRRDSNHPPLGGPVNAITAEGVLGQSTASALAAKMYEERMKHSNPMDTETSQPLLDARMALLKSTNHPGQMVQGNSGSVTATLQQIQARTQQTPQDIKPEVNMGTMQRSLPMDPSSIYGQGGMQSKPGIANAGLNPGVGSLTLKGWPLTGIDQIRPGFGAPVQKPLLQSANQFQLLPQQQQQQILAQVRAQGNIGNSPAYGDMDPQRLRGLARGSLNAKDGLSIANDGSIGSPIQSTSSKINMAQIQQSTSQQQQDPLHPQQLVQNNRKRKGPTSSGPANSTGTGNTLGPSNSQPSTPSTHTPGDGVAMTGNLQNVAGISKGLIMYGTDGVGCLASSTNQLLQDDMEHFGDVGSLEDNVESFLSQDDGDGRDLFGTLKRNPSEHATDASKGFSFDEVGSIRKSNSKVVCCHFSSDGKLLASAGHDKKVQVVLWNMETLQTESTPEEHSLIITDVRFRPNSTQLATSSFDTTVRLWDAADPTFPLHTYSGHTSHVVSLDFHPKKTELFCSCDNNNEIRFWSISQYSSTRIFKGGSTQVRFQPRLGHLLAAASGSVVSLFDVETDRQIHTLQGHSAEVRCVCWDTNGDYLASVSQESVKVWSLASGECIHELTSSGNMFHSCVFHPSYSTLLVIGGYQSLELWNMAENKCMTVSAAHECVISALAHSPVTRMVASASHDKSVKIWK; encoded by the exons ATGGCGCAGAGTAATTGGGAAGCAGATAAGAT GCTTGatgtttatatttatgattatttggtGAAGAAAAAGTTGCATAACACTGCTAAAGCATTCATGACAGAAGGGAAGGTTTCTCCTGATCCAGTAG CAATTGATGCTCCTGGAGGTTTTCTTTTTGAGTGGTGGTCTGTTTTCTGGGATATTTTTATTGCGAGGACAAATGAGAAACATTCTGAGACTGCTGCTGCATATTTAGAG GCACAACAGATTAAAGCAAAAGAACAACAGCAACTGCAAATGCAGCAGTTGCAATTAATGCGTCAAGCTCAAATGCAAAGGAGGGATTCTAATCATCCTCCCCTTGGAGGTCCTGTAAATGCTATCACTGCAGAAGGAGTGCTTGGGCAATCTACTGCCAGTGCTTTGGCTGCAAAAATGTATGAGGAGAGGATGAAGCACTCCAACCCCATGGATACAGAGACATCCCAACCACTTTTAGATGCTAGAATGGCTCTTTTGAAATCAACAAATCATCCTGG TCAGATGGTTCAAGGAAATTCAGGAAGTGTGACGGCAACTTTGCAGCAAATCCAGGCTCGAACTCAGCAAACACCT cAGGATATCAAACCTGAAGTCAACATGGGTACCATGCAGAGATCCTTGCCTATGGATCCTTCATCAATTTACGGGCAGGGAGGAATGCAGTCAAAGCCTGGAATTGCAAATGCAG GATTGAATCCGGGAGTTGGTAGTCTCACATTGAAAGGATGGCCTCTAACT GGCATTGATCAAATTCGTCCTGGTTTTGGAGCACCAGTTCAGAAGCCTCTCCTTCAGAGTGCAAATCAGTTTCAGCTTTTGccgcagcaacaacaacaacagatcCTTGCACAGGTTCGGGCACAAGGAAATATTGGCAATTCACCTGCTTATGGAGATATGGATCCACAACGATTAAGGGGATTAGCTAGGGGAAGTTTGAATGCTAAAGACGGTCTATCAATTGCAAATGATGGATCAATAGGCTCTCCAATTCAATCTACTTCATCTAAG ATCAACATGGCACAGATCCAACAATCCACTTCCCAGCAACAACAAGATCCTTTGCATCCACAACAATTGGTGCAG AATAACCGGAAAAGGAAGGGGCCTACATCTTCAGGACCTGCCAACAGTACTGGTACCGGAAATACACTTGGCCCTTCTAATTCTCAGCCATCAACTCCATCCACTCATACTCCCGGTGATGGAGTTGCTATGACGGGTAACTTGCAGAATGTAGCTGGTATATCCAAAGGTTTGATCATGTATGGTACTGATGGAGTGGGCTGTCTTGCATCTTCAACAAATCAGCTG TTGCAGGATGACATGGAACATTTTGGAGATGTTGGCTCCTTAGAGGACAATGTGGAATCATTTCTCTCACAGGATGATGGTGATGGAAGGGACTTGTTTGGCACGTTGAAACGGAACCCTTCTGAGCATGCTACAGATGCTTCAAAAG GCTTTTCCTTTGATGAAGTTGGTTCTATACGCAAAAGCAACAGCAAAGTTGTTTGCTGTCATTTCTCTTCAGATGGGAAATTATTAGCTAGTGCTGGACATGACAAGAAG GTCCAG GTTGTTCTGTGGAACATGGAGACATTGCAAACAGAAAGCACTCCGGAGGAACACAGTCTTATTATTACTGATGTTCGCTTCAGACCAAATTCAACTCAGCTGGCAACATCTTCGTTTGATACAACTGTGCGGCTGTGGGATGCTGCAGAT CCAACCTTCCCTTTACATACATATAGTGGTCATACTTCACATGTGGTGTCCCTTGATTTCCACCCAAAGAAAACTGAGCTTTTCTGTTCTTGTGACAATAACAATGAGATTCGCTTCTGGAGTATTAGTCAATATTCTTCCACACGTATTTTTAAG GGAGGATCTACACAGGTGAGGTTTCAGCCAAGGCTTGGTCACCTTCTGGCTGCAGCAAGTGGCAGTGTTGTGTCTCTCTTTGATGTTGAGACTGACAGGCAGATACACACATTACAG GGACATTCTGCAGAGGTACGCTGTGTCTGTTGGGATACAAATGGAGATTACTTGGCATCTGTGAGTCAAGAATCTGTCAAAGTGTGGTCACTTGCCTCTGGGGAATGCATTCATGAACTTACTTCCAGTGGAAACATGTTCCATTCTTGTGTTTTTCACCCAAGCTACTCCACTCTCTTGGTTATCGGAGGATACCAG TCATTGGAATTATGGAACATGGCTGAGAATAAATGTATGACAGTGTCAGCAGCTCACGAGTGTGTGATATCTGCTCTAGCACATTCACCCGTGACAAGGATGGTTGCTTCTGCCAGTCATGACAAATCTGTAAAGATCTggaaataa
- the LOC114391548 gene encoding transcriptional corepressor LEUNIG_HOMOLOG-like isoform X5, whose protein sequence is MAQSNWEADKMLDVYIYDYLVKKKLHNTAKAFMTEGKVSPDPVAIDAPGGFLFEWWSVFWDIFIARTNEKHSETAAAYLEAQQIKAKEQQQLQMQQLQLMRQAQMQRRDSNHPPLGGPVNAITAEGVLGQSTASALAAKMYEERMKHSNPMDTETSQPLLDARMALLKSTNHPGQMVQGNSGSVTATLQQIQARTQQTPDIKPEVNMGTMQRSLPMDPSSIYGQGGMQSKPGIANAGLNPGVGSLTLKGWPLTGIDQIRPGFGAPVQKPLLQSANQFQLLPQQQQQQILAQVRAQGNIGNSPAYGDMDPQRLRGLARGSLNAKDGLSIANDGSIGSPIQSTSSKINMAQIQQSTSQQQQDPLHPQQLVQNNRKRKGPTSSGPANSTGTGNTLGPSNSQPSTPSTHTPGDGVAMTGNLQNVAGISKGLIMYGTDGVGCLASSTNQLLQDDMEHFGDVGSLEDNVESFLSQDDGDGRDLFGTLKRNPSEHATDASKGFSFDEVGSIRKSNSKVVCCHFSSDGKLLASAGHDKKVVLWNMETLQTESTPEEHSLIITDVRFRPNSTQLATSSFDTTVRLWDAADPTFPLHTYSGHTSHVVSLDFHPKKTELFCSCDNNNEIRFWSISQYSSTRIFKGGSTQVRFQPRLGHLLAAASGSVVSLFDVETDRQIHTLQGHSAEVRCVCWDTNGDYLASVSQESVKVWSLASGECIHELTSSGNMFHSCVFHPSYSTLLVIGGYQSLELWNMAENKCMTVSAAHECVISALAHSPVTRMVASASHDKSVKIWK, encoded by the exons ATGGCGCAGAGTAATTGGGAAGCAGATAAGAT GCTTGatgtttatatttatgattatttggtGAAGAAAAAGTTGCATAACACTGCTAAAGCATTCATGACAGAAGGGAAGGTTTCTCCTGATCCAGTAG CAATTGATGCTCCTGGAGGTTTTCTTTTTGAGTGGTGGTCTGTTTTCTGGGATATTTTTATTGCGAGGACAAATGAGAAACATTCTGAGACTGCTGCTGCATATTTAGAG GCACAACAGATTAAAGCAAAAGAACAACAGCAACTGCAAATGCAGCAGTTGCAATTAATGCGTCAAGCTCAAATGCAAAGGAGGGATTCTAATCATCCTCCCCTTGGAGGTCCTGTAAATGCTATCACTGCAGAAGGAGTGCTTGGGCAATCTACTGCCAGTGCTTTGGCTGCAAAAATGTATGAGGAGAGGATGAAGCACTCCAACCCCATGGATACAGAGACATCCCAACCACTTTTAGATGCTAGAATGGCTCTTTTGAAATCAACAAATCATCCTGG TCAGATGGTTCAAGGAAATTCAGGAAGTGTGACGGCAACTTTGCAGCAAATCCAGGCTCGAACTCAGCAAACACCT GATATCAAACCTGAAGTCAACATGGGTACCATGCAGAGATCCTTGCCTATGGATCCTTCATCAATTTACGGGCAGGGAGGAATGCAGTCAAAGCCTGGAATTGCAAATGCAG GATTGAATCCGGGAGTTGGTAGTCTCACATTGAAAGGATGGCCTCTAACT GGCATTGATCAAATTCGTCCTGGTTTTGGAGCACCAGTTCAGAAGCCTCTCCTTCAGAGTGCAAATCAGTTTCAGCTTTTGccgcagcaacaacaacaacagatcCTTGCACAGGTTCGGGCACAAGGAAATATTGGCAATTCACCTGCTTATGGAGATATGGATCCACAACGATTAAGGGGATTAGCTAGGGGAAGTTTGAATGCTAAAGACGGTCTATCAATTGCAAATGATGGATCAATAGGCTCTCCAATTCAATCTACTTCATCTAAG ATCAACATGGCACAGATCCAACAATCCACTTCCCAGCAACAACAAGATCCTTTGCATCCACAACAATTGGTGCAG AATAACCGGAAAAGGAAGGGGCCTACATCTTCAGGACCTGCCAACAGTACTGGTACCGGAAATACACTTGGCCCTTCTAATTCTCAGCCATCAACTCCATCCACTCATACTCCCGGTGATGGAGTTGCTATGACGGGTAACTTGCAGAATGTAGCTGGTATATCCAAAGGTTTGATCATGTATGGTACTGATGGAGTGGGCTGTCTTGCATCTTCAACAAATCAGCTG TTGCAGGATGACATGGAACATTTTGGAGATGTTGGCTCCTTAGAGGACAATGTGGAATCATTTCTCTCACAGGATGATGGTGATGGAAGGGACTTGTTTGGCACGTTGAAACGGAACCCTTCTGAGCATGCTACAGATGCTTCAAAAG GCTTTTCCTTTGATGAAGTTGGTTCTATACGCAAAAGCAACAGCAAAGTTGTTTGCTGTCATTTCTCTTCAGATGGGAAATTATTAGCTAGTGCTGGACATGACAAGAAG GTTGTTCTGTGGAACATGGAGACATTGCAAACAGAAAGCACTCCGGAGGAACACAGTCTTATTATTACTGATGTTCGCTTCAGACCAAATTCAACTCAGCTGGCAACATCTTCGTTTGATACAACTGTGCGGCTGTGGGATGCTGCAGAT CCAACCTTCCCTTTACATACATATAGTGGTCATACTTCACATGTGGTGTCCCTTGATTTCCACCCAAAGAAAACTGAGCTTTTCTGTTCTTGTGACAATAACAATGAGATTCGCTTCTGGAGTATTAGTCAATATTCTTCCACACGTATTTTTAAG GGAGGATCTACACAGGTGAGGTTTCAGCCAAGGCTTGGTCACCTTCTGGCTGCAGCAAGTGGCAGTGTTGTGTCTCTCTTTGATGTTGAGACTGACAGGCAGATACACACATTACAG GGACATTCTGCAGAGGTACGCTGTGTCTGTTGGGATACAAATGGAGATTACTTGGCATCTGTGAGTCAAGAATCTGTCAAAGTGTGGTCACTTGCCTCTGGGGAATGCATTCATGAACTTACTTCCAGTGGAAACATGTTCCATTCTTGTGTTTTTCACCCAAGCTACTCCACTCTCTTGGTTATCGGAGGATACCAG TCATTGGAATTATGGAACATGGCTGAGAATAAATGTATGACAGTGTCAGCAGCTCACGAGTGTGTGATATCTGCTCTAGCACATTCACCCGTGACAAGGATGGTTGCTTCTGCCAGTCATGACAAATCTGTAAAGATCTggaaataa
- the LOC114391548 gene encoding transcriptional corepressor LEUNIG_HOMOLOG-like isoform X8 yields MAQSNWEADKMLDVYIYDYLVKKKLHNTAKAFMTEGKVSPDPVAIDAPGGFLFEWWSVFWDIFIARTNEKHSETAAAYLEAQQIKAKEQQQLQMQQLQLMRQAQMQRRDSNHPPLGGPVNAITAEGVLGQSTASALAAKMYEERMKHSNPMDTETSQPLLDARMALLKSTNHPGQMVQGNSGSVTATLQQIQARTQQTPQDIKPEVNMGTMQRSLPMDPSSIYGQGGMQSKPGIANAGLNPGVGSLTLKGWPLTGIDQIRPGFGAPVQKPLLQSANQFQLLPQQQQQQILAQVRAQGNIGNSPAYGDMDPQRLRGLARGSLNAKDGLSIANDGSIGSPIQSTSSKINMAQIQQSTSQQQQDPLHPQQLVQNNRKRKGPTSSGPANSTGTGNTLGPSNSQPSTPSTHTPGDGVAMTGNLQNVAGISKGLIMYGTDGVGCLASSTNQLLQDDMEHFGDVGSLEDNVESFLSQDDGDGRDLFGTLKRNPSEHATDASKGFSFDEVGSIRKSNSKVVCCHFSSDGKLLASAGHDKKPTFPLHTYSGHTSHVVSLDFHPKKTELFCSCDNNNEIRFWSISQYSSTRIFKGGSTQVRFQPRLGHLLAAASGSVVSLFDVETDRQIHTLQGHSAEVRCVCWDTNGDYLASVSQESVKVWSLASGECIHELTSSGNMFHSCVFHPSYSTLLVIGGYQSLELWNMAENKCMTVSAAHECVISALAHSPVTRMVASASHDKSVKIWK; encoded by the exons ATGGCGCAGAGTAATTGGGAAGCAGATAAGAT GCTTGatgtttatatttatgattatttggtGAAGAAAAAGTTGCATAACACTGCTAAAGCATTCATGACAGAAGGGAAGGTTTCTCCTGATCCAGTAG CAATTGATGCTCCTGGAGGTTTTCTTTTTGAGTGGTGGTCTGTTTTCTGGGATATTTTTATTGCGAGGACAAATGAGAAACATTCTGAGACTGCTGCTGCATATTTAGAG GCACAACAGATTAAAGCAAAAGAACAACAGCAACTGCAAATGCAGCAGTTGCAATTAATGCGTCAAGCTCAAATGCAAAGGAGGGATTCTAATCATCCTCCCCTTGGAGGTCCTGTAAATGCTATCACTGCAGAAGGAGTGCTTGGGCAATCTACTGCCAGTGCTTTGGCTGCAAAAATGTATGAGGAGAGGATGAAGCACTCCAACCCCATGGATACAGAGACATCCCAACCACTTTTAGATGCTAGAATGGCTCTTTTGAAATCAACAAATCATCCTGG TCAGATGGTTCAAGGAAATTCAGGAAGTGTGACGGCAACTTTGCAGCAAATCCAGGCTCGAACTCAGCAAACACCT cAGGATATCAAACCTGAAGTCAACATGGGTACCATGCAGAGATCCTTGCCTATGGATCCTTCATCAATTTACGGGCAGGGAGGAATGCAGTCAAAGCCTGGAATTGCAAATGCAG GATTGAATCCGGGAGTTGGTAGTCTCACATTGAAAGGATGGCCTCTAACT GGCATTGATCAAATTCGTCCTGGTTTTGGAGCACCAGTTCAGAAGCCTCTCCTTCAGAGTGCAAATCAGTTTCAGCTTTTGccgcagcaacaacaacaacagatcCTTGCACAGGTTCGGGCACAAGGAAATATTGGCAATTCACCTGCTTATGGAGATATGGATCCACAACGATTAAGGGGATTAGCTAGGGGAAGTTTGAATGCTAAAGACGGTCTATCAATTGCAAATGATGGATCAATAGGCTCTCCAATTCAATCTACTTCATCTAAG ATCAACATGGCACAGATCCAACAATCCACTTCCCAGCAACAACAAGATCCTTTGCATCCACAACAATTGGTGCAG AATAACCGGAAAAGGAAGGGGCCTACATCTTCAGGACCTGCCAACAGTACTGGTACCGGAAATACACTTGGCCCTTCTAATTCTCAGCCATCAACTCCATCCACTCATACTCCCGGTGATGGAGTTGCTATGACGGGTAACTTGCAGAATGTAGCTGGTATATCCAAAGGTTTGATCATGTATGGTACTGATGGAGTGGGCTGTCTTGCATCTTCAACAAATCAGCTG TTGCAGGATGACATGGAACATTTTGGAGATGTTGGCTCCTTAGAGGACAATGTGGAATCATTTCTCTCACAGGATGATGGTGATGGAAGGGACTTGTTTGGCACGTTGAAACGGAACCCTTCTGAGCATGCTACAGATGCTTCAAAAG GCTTTTCCTTTGATGAAGTTGGTTCTATACGCAAAAGCAACAGCAAAGTTGTTTGCTGTCATTTCTCTTCAGATGGGAAATTATTAGCTAGTGCTGGACATGACAAGAAG CCAACCTTCCCTTTACATACATATAGTGGTCATACTTCACATGTGGTGTCCCTTGATTTCCACCCAAAGAAAACTGAGCTTTTCTGTTCTTGTGACAATAACAATGAGATTCGCTTCTGGAGTATTAGTCAATATTCTTCCACACGTATTTTTAAG GGAGGATCTACACAGGTGAGGTTTCAGCCAAGGCTTGGTCACCTTCTGGCTGCAGCAAGTGGCAGTGTTGTGTCTCTCTTTGATGTTGAGACTGACAGGCAGATACACACATTACAG GGACATTCTGCAGAGGTACGCTGTGTCTGTTGGGATACAAATGGAGATTACTTGGCATCTGTGAGTCAAGAATCTGTCAAAGTGTGGTCACTTGCCTCTGGGGAATGCATTCATGAACTTACTTCCAGTGGAAACATGTTCCATTCTTGTGTTTTTCACCCAAGCTACTCCACTCTCTTGGTTATCGGAGGATACCAG TCATTGGAATTATGGAACATGGCTGAGAATAAATGTATGACAGTGTCAGCAGCTCACGAGTGTGTGATATCTGCTCTAGCACATTCACCCGTGACAAGGATGGTTGCTTCTGCCAGTCATGACAAATCTGTAAAGATCTggaaataa
- the LOC114391548 gene encoding transcriptional corepressor LEUNIG_HOMOLOG-like isoform X4 — protein MAQSNWEADKMLDVYIYDYLVKKKLHNTAKAFMTEGKVSPDPVAIDAPGGFLFEWWSVFWDIFIARTNEKHSETAAAYLEAQQIKAKEQQQLQMQQLQLMRQAQMQRRDSNHPPLGGPVNAITAEGVLGQSTASALAAKMYEERMKHSNPMDTETSQPLLDARMALLKSTNHPGQMVQGNSGSVTATLQQIQARTQQTPQDIKPEVNMGTMQRSLPMDPSSIYGQGGMQSKPGIANAGLNPGVGSLTLKGWPLTGIDQIRPGFGAPVQKPLLQSANQFQLLPQQQQQQILAQVRAQGNIGNSPAYGDMDPQRLRGLARGSLNAKDGLSIANDGSIGSPIQSTSSKINMAQIQQSTSQQQQDPLHPQQLVQNNRKRKGPTSSGPANSTGTGNTLGPSNSQPSTPSTHTPGDGVAMTGNLQNVAGISKGLIMYGTDGVGCLASSTNQLDDMEHFGDVGSLEDNVESFLSQDDGDGRDLFGTLKRNPSEHATDASKGFSFDEVGSIRKSNSKVVCCHFSSDGKLLASAGHDKKVQVVLWNMETLQTESTPEEHSLIITDVRFRPNSTQLATSSFDTTVRLWDAADPTFPLHTYSGHTSHVVSLDFHPKKTELFCSCDNNNEIRFWSISQYSSTRIFKGGSTQVRFQPRLGHLLAAASGSVVSLFDVETDRQIHTLQGHSAEVRCVCWDTNGDYLASVSQESVKVWSLASGECIHELTSSGNMFHSCVFHPSYSTLLVIGGYQSLELWNMAENKCMTVSAAHECVISALAHSPVTRMVASASHDKSVKIWK, from the exons ATGGCGCAGAGTAATTGGGAAGCAGATAAGAT GCTTGatgtttatatttatgattatttggtGAAGAAAAAGTTGCATAACACTGCTAAAGCATTCATGACAGAAGGGAAGGTTTCTCCTGATCCAGTAG CAATTGATGCTCCTGGAGGTTTTCTTTTTGAGTGGTGGTCTGTTTTCTGGGATATTTTTATTGCGAGGACAAATGAGAAACATTCTGAGACTGCTGCTGCATATTTAGAG GCACAACAGATTAAAGCAAAAGAACAACAGCAACTGCAAATGCAGCAGTTGCAATTAATGCGTCAAGCTCAAATGCAAAGGAGGGATTCTAATCATCCTCCCCTTGGAGGTCCTGTAAATGCTATCACTGCAGAAGGAGTGCTTGGGCAATCTACTGCCAGTGCTTTGGCTGCAAAAATGTATGAGGAGAGGATGAAGCACTCCAACCCCATGGATACAGAGACATCCCAACCACTTTTAGATGCTAGAATGGCTCTTTTGAAATCAACAAATCATCCTGG TCAGATGGTTCAAGGAAATTCAGGAAGTGTGACGGCAACTTTGCAGCAAATCCAGGCTCGAACTCAGCAAACACCT cAGGATATCAAACCTGAAGTCAACATGGGTACCATGCAGAGATCCTTGCCTATGGATCCTTCATCAATTTACGGGCAGGGAGGAATGCAGTCAAAGCCTGGAATTGCAAATGCAG GATTGAATCCGGGAGTTGGTAGTCTCACATTGAAAGGATGGCCTCTAACT GGCATTGATCAAATTCGTCCTGGTTTTGGAGCACCAGTTCAGAAGCCTCTCCTTCAGAGTGCAAATCAGTTTCAGCTTTTGccgcagcaacaacaacaacagatcCTTGCACAGGTTCGGGCACAAGGAAATATTGGCAATTCACCTGCTTATGGAGATATGGATCCACAACGATTAAGGGGATTAGCTAGGGGAAGTTTGAATGCTAAAGACGGTCTATCAATTGCAAATGATGGATCAATAGGCTCTCCAATTCAATCTACTTCATCTAAG ATCAACATGGCACAGATCCAACAATCCACTTCCCAGCAACAACAAGATCCTTTGCATCCACAACAATTGGTGCAG AATAACCGGAAAAGGAAGGGGCCTACATCTTCAGGACCTGCCAACAGTACTGGTACCGGAAATACACTTGGCCCTTCTAATTCTCAGCCATCAACTCCATCCACTCATACTCCCGGTGATGGAGTTGCTATGACGGGTAACTTGCAGAATGTAGCTGGTATATCCAAAGGTTTGATCATGTATGGTACTGATGGAGTGGGCTGTCTTGCATCTTCAACAAATCAGCTG GATGACATGGAACATTTTGGAGATGTTGGCTCCTTAGAGGACAATGTGGAATCATTTCTCTCACAGGATGATGGTGATGGAAGGGACTTGTTTGGCACGTTGAAACGGAACCCTTCTGAGCATGCTACAGATGCTTCAAAAG GCTTTTCCTTTGATGAAGTTGGTTCTATACGCAAAAGCAACAGCAAAGTTGTTTGCTGTCATTTCTCTTCAGATGGGAAATTATTAGCTAGTGCTGGACATGACAAGAAG GTCCAG GTTGTTCTGTGGAACATGGAGACATTGCAAACAGAAAGCACTCCGGAGGAACACAGTCTTATTATTACTGATGTTCGCTTCAGACCAAATTCAACTCAGCTGGCAACATCTTCGTTTGATACAACTGTGCGGCTGTGGGATGCTGCAGAT CCAACCTTCCCTTTACATACATATAGTGGTCATACTTCACATGTGGTGTCCCTTGATTTCCACCCAAAGAAAACTGAGCTTTTCTGTTCTTGTGACAATAACAATGAGATTCGCTTCTGGAGTATTAGTCAATATTCTTCCACACGTATTTTTAAG GGAGGATCTACACAGGTGAGGTTTCAGCCAAGGCTTGGTCACCTTCTGGCTGCAGCAAGTGGCAGTGTTGTGTCTCTCTTTGATGTTGAGACTGACAGGCAGATACACACATTACAG GGACATTCTGCAGAGGTACGCTGTGTCTGTTGGGATACAAATGGAGATTACTTGGCATCTGTGAGTCAAGAATCTGTCAAAGTGTGGTCACTTGCCTCTGGGGAATGCATTCATGAACTTACTTCCAGTGGAAACATGTTCCATTCTTGTGTTTTTCACCCAAGCTACTCCACTCTCTTGGTTATCGGAGGATACCAG TCATTGGAATTATGGAACATGGCTGAGAATAAATGTATGACAGTGTCAGCAGCTCACGAGTGTGTGATATCTGCTCTAGCACATTCACCCGTGACAAGGATGGTTGCTTCTGCCAGTCATGACAAATCTGTAAAGATCTggaaataa